One window of Mediterraneibacter gnavus ATCC 29149 genomic DNA carries:
- a CDS encoding 5'-methylthioadenosine/adenosylhomocysteine nucleosidase — translation MIGIIGAMEEEVQALRHAMKIQEEKEIASMVFHRGILYGKEAVVVRSGIGKVNAAICTQILADHFDVDLVINTGIAGSLDAAIDIGDMVISTDAVQHDMDTSIFGDPIGQVPRMDTFAFPADAQLVEKAVRANQEANPDIHTFTGRIASGDQFISSQEVKERIVTLFGAKCAEMEGAAIAHGAYLNQIPCVIVRAISDKADNSASMDYPAFEKKAIEHSIRLLEKLLPEL, via the coding sequence ATGATAGGAATTATCGGAGCAATGGAAGAAGAGGTACAGGCATTGAGACATGCCATGAAGATTCAGGAGGAGAAGGAAATCGCCTCCATGGTATTTCATAGAGGAATTTTATATGGAAAAGAAGCAGTTGTCGTGCGAAGCGGAATCGGAAAGGTCAATGCAGCGATTTGCACGCAGATTTTAGCGGATCATTTTGATGTAGATCTTGTGATCAATACCGGGATTGCCGGTTCTCTGGATGCAGCGATCGATATTGGAGATATGGTGATCTCTACGGATGCGGTGCAGCATGATATGGATACGAGTATTTTCGGGGATCCGATCGGACAGGTTCCGCGTATGGATACATTTGCATTCCCCGCAGATGCCCAGTTGGTCGAAAAGGCTGTGCGTGCGAACCAGGAGGCCAATCCGGATATCCATACATTTACCGGACGGATCGCCAGTGGAGACCAGTTTATTTCCTCACAGGAAGTAAAAGAACGAATCGTAACACTTTTCGGAGCAAAATGTGCGGAGATGGAAGGTGCAGCGATTGCACATGGGGCATATCTGAATCAGATTCCATGCGTGATCGTGCGTGCAATTTCCGATAAAGCAGACAACAGTGCATCTATGGATTATCCGGCATTTGAGAAGAAAGCAATCGAACATTCCATCAGGTTGTTAGAGAAACTTTTGCCTGAGTTATAG
- a CDS encoding LytR/AlgR family response regulator transcription factor translates to MKKIAICDDEPAVRKQMEAYFKELESVFCISYFESGEALLESDVLYDVIFLDIDMKGISGIDTARKIRVRDKKAKIIYVTAYEDFREYAFGVHAFGYLVKPVEKEKILEILQEAFDYEQEEQRGPRIRLHTEAGYQEFYMQDICYFEYRDRKIRIVTQNGEAWMRGSISKMAESFQNMGFAVPHKSFVVNLRHIKDIKGCDLLMTTGEIVPLSQKKAADFRALLTRWLAQQV, encoded by the coding sequence ATGAAAAAAATTGCGATATGTGATGATGAGCCGGCAGTGAGAAAACAGATGGAGGCATATTTCAAAGAGCTGGAATCGGTTTTTTGCATCTCTTATTTTGAAAGCGGAGAGGCACTCCTGGAATCGGATGTTCTTTATGATGTGATCTTTCTGGACATTGACATGAAAGGAATTTCGGGGATTGATACTGCCAGAAAAATCAGAGTTCGGGATAAAAAGGCAAAGATCATTTATGTGACAGCTTATGAAGATTTTCGAGAGTATGCGTTTGGTGTCCATGCGTTCGGATATCTGGTCAAACCAGTGGAAAAAGAAAAAATTCTGGAAATCCTTCAGGAAGCTTTTGACTATGAACAGGAGGAGCAAAGAGGTCCCAGGATCCGTCTTCATACAGAGGCAGGGTATCAGGAATTTTATATGCAGGACATTTGCTATTTTGAATATAGAGACCGGAAAATCCGGATTGTGACGCAGAATGGAGAAGCATGGATGCGAGGAAGTATCAGTAAAATGGCAGAGTCTTTTCAAAACATGGGCTTTGCAGTTCCTCATAAAAGCTTTGTAGTAAATCTGCGTCATATCAAAGATATAAAGGGCTGTGATCTGCTCATGACGACAGGAGAGATAGTTCCCCTTTCTCAAAAGAAAGCGGCAGATTTTCGGGCATTGCTGACGCGATGGCTGGCGCAGCAGGTATGA
- a CDS encoding ATP-binding protein, producing the protein MALEMGMNLVCSVLEEVVMCVCQYLFMSANAQTIHRKKIWYFFGFTALGASVYGAAFLTGLTGNLWIGIQIQLTGVLLLGILLFHRKIGSLLLDLFVNILLILSIEVGIFLGNYLLAQGAFENLVWYGNVTMLFKMFFMIPVTAAAVMWRKRQKETEMGNLQILLLLLLPLFSVLFLYSLIEMGHIYMELYGVRLMVVNLGALVLLNFCFLYLFGYWFRSHKLERQLAEFQMQNELQYRYYAELEQKYRESRKIMHDMKNHLQAVEHLYQAKDGQEQGGAYVKDLYHMLNLLGEKYYSSNRMLNIICNDKLSLARHPAVAISVEIGDVDFSDLRDIDITTIFANLLDNALEAVEAFGEGAYLNLKIQEVHHFRVISIVNASRPGMKKEGHMGVGLENVRRTVEAYQGTMQCEIVGEEYRVSVMLPGKEDS; encoded by the coding sequence ATGGCACTTGAGATGGGAATGAATCTGGTCTGTTCTGTTTTGGAAGAGGTGGTCATGTGTGTCTGTCAGTATCTGTTTATGAGCGCCAATGCACAGACGATCCACCGGAAAAAAATCTGGTATTTCTTTGGATTTACTGCGCTTGGCGCAAGTGTTTACGGTGCGGCATTTCTGACAGGGCTGACCGGAAATCTGTGGATCGGTATACAGATCCAGCTGACAGGGGTGCTGCTTCTTGGAATTTTATTGTTTCACAGAAAAATCGGAAGTCTGCTCCTGGATCTTTTTGTAAACATCCTTTTGATTCTTTCCATAGAAGTGGGGATTTTTCTGGGGAATTACCTGCTTGCACAGGGGGCGTTTGAGAATCTTGTGTGGTACGGGAATGTTACCATGCTCTTCAAAATGTTTTTCATGATTCCTGTGACAGCGGCCGCTGTTATGTGGAGAAAGAGACAAAAGGAAACAGAAATGGGAAACTTGCAGATACTGCTCCTTTTATTACTTCCGCTTTTTAGCGTACTGTTTCTCTATTCACTGATAGAAATGGGACATATCTATATGGAGCTGTATGGAGTTCGTCTGATGGTCGTCAATCTGGGAGCGCTGGTGCTTTTGAATTTTTGTTTTTTGTACCTGTTTGGATATTGGTTCCGTTCTCATAAGCTGGAGCGGCAGCTTGCAGAGTTTCAGATGCAGAATGAGCTGCAGTACAGATATTATGCGGAATTGGAGCAAAAATACAGAGAGTCCAGAAAGATCATGCATGATATGAAGAATCACCTTCAGGCTGTAGAACATTTATATCAGGCAAAAGATGGGCAGGAGCAAGGCGGAGCGTATGTGAAGGATCTGTATCATATGTTGAATCTGTTGGGTGAGAAATATTACAGTTCTAATCGTATGCTGAATATTATCTGTAATGATAAGCTCTCATTGGCGCGGCATCCTGCAGTCGCTATATCCGTGGAAATCGGAGATGTTGATTTTTCGGATCTGCGGGATATTGATATTACGACGATTTTCGCCAATTTGCTGGATAATGCATTGGAAGCGGTGGAGGCTTTTGGAGAGGGAGCCTATCTGAATCTGAAAATACAGGAGGTGCATCATTTCAGGGTGATCAGTATTGTAAATGCAAGCAGACCCGGAATGAAAAAGGAAGGACATATGGGAGTGGGACTGGAAAATGTGAGACGGACAGTAGAAGCGTATCAGGGAACAATGCAGTGTGAAATTGTGGGAGAAGAATATCGGGTCAGCGTGATGCTGCCGGGAAAGGAGGACTCATGA
- a CDS encoding YhfC family glutamic-type intramembrane protease, whose product MNLLFEVISLLICIGIPVLGGIYFAVKGKGYFLTFLTGILSFVVTQMILRIPLLGYLKTNWEWFMILPYSHYYIYMAIAAFSAGVFEETGRVVGLGVLRKGKTSWMDAVAFGLGHGGIEAVWIGVIGVLPNVLNEDSSISVVVLLSGAERFCAMAFHILLTLVIMEGIWRHKKLFYWLIAVVLHGLYDFSIAFQNTILIWGVLIFGVVAAMIALIFTKRKWKEERGTRQ is encoded by the coding sequence ATGAATTTGCTGTTTGAAGTGATCAGTTTATTGATCTGTATCGGGATACCGGTTTTGGGAGGAATTTATTTTGCGGTGAAAGGAAAGGGATATTTTCTTACGTTTCTTACAGGAATTCTGTCTTTTGTGGTGACGCAGATGATTCTGCGGATCCCACTTCTTGGTTATCTGAAGACAAACTGGGAGTGGTTTATGATACTGCCATACAGTCATTATTATATATATATGGCGATTGCGGCATTCTCTGCAGGTGTGTTTGAGGAGACAGGAAGAGTTGTGGGACTTGGTGTCTTGAGGAAAGGAAAAACCAGCTGGATGGATGCAGTGGCATTTGGACTTGGGCACGGCGGGATCGAAGCGGTGTGGATCGGTGTGATTGGAGTCTTGCCGAATGTTCTGAATGAAGATAGCAGCATAAGTGTGGTAGTGTTGCTTTCCGGAGCAGAGCGTTTTTGTGCGATGGCCTTTCACATTTTGTTGACACTGGTCATCATGGAAGGAATCTGGAGACACAAAAAATTGTTTTATTGGCTGATCGCAGTAGTTCTGCATGGATTATACGACTTTTCAATTGCATTTCAGAATACAATCCTGATCTGGGGTGTTCTGATTTTTGGGGTCGTGGCTGCGATGATAGCTTTGATTTTTACAAAACGAAAGTGGAAAGAAGAAAGGGGAACAAGACAATGA